CATCCTTGAAATCCCCTTTCGATATCATCTAGCCACGGCGAAGAGACTGGTGCAACTCGGCGTAGACATGATCTGGACCGGTGACGACGTCGGCGGACAGTCGGCCATGTTACTCTCGCCCGCAATGTGGCGGCGGTTCTTCAAGCCGCGCATGGCGGAGTTCTTCGCCGAGCTCAAGCGCATCAATCCGAATGTCAAGATCGCCTATCATTCCGACGGCATGATTCAGCCGATTATCCCGGATCTGATCGAAATCGGCCTGGACGTGCTGAATCCGATCCAGCCGGCTTGTATGGATCCAGCGTGGCTGAAGCGCGAGTATGGGGACAGACTCTGCTTCTGGGGGTCGATCGACGAGCAACACACGCTTCCGTTTGGCACGCCGGCGGACGTGCGAAAGGAAGTCCTCGCCCGTCTCGAAACAGTGGGCGAGAGCGGCGGCCTCATTATCGGCCCGACACATCACGTCCAACTCGACACGCCCATGGACAACTTCTGGGCAATGGTCAACACGATTCGGCAGTGAGACAAGGCGACTGATCCGGTTCTCGGCCTCAATGCACCGACTCAACGGTTCTTCACGGAACCGCCTGTTCCCGAAGCACTCGAACGCGGCCGTTGAGCCCATGCCGCCGGTGATGCACGCCTTCCGCTCATGCAGATTCGTCCACAAGCCCTCGGCGGCGGCCAGGTAGTCCGCGCGGCCCTTTTCCAGGCCCGCGGCGACCAGCCCGGTGTAGCCGAGGCAGGCGCGAACGGCATGCCCCTCTGCCGTCCGCTGCCGCCGCAGAGGGAGGTGGCGATGGCAGGTCAGGACCGCCCCCCGCGACTGACGGACGGGGTCTTGCCTGCCCGACGTCAGTCCGCGCAGTTCGCGACGCCCGGCATGCCTTCGCCCGACAGGCAGTTGAGGAACTTGCGGAGATCGGTGTTGTCCACGTCATTGTCTTCGTCGAGATCAGCAGCCACGCAGCCGTCGGTAGGCCCAACGCCGGAACCACTCAGGCAAAGCTGAAAGACGCCGAAATCGGCCATATCGACGTCGTCGTCCTGGTCATAATCCGCCGGAAGGAACAGATCGAGGTTGACGGTCACCGTCTGTTGGCCGTTGCTCGAACCGACCGCCTGGACGACGATCTGGCCGGAGTAGTGGCCGGGCTCCACGCCTTCAATGTAGCTGATGGTGATGGGCTTCCTGTCCGTCGGTCCAAGACTGGTTCCCGACGCGGCCGACACGTCGAGCCACGACTGAGTCTCAACCACGGTGAACGGCATCTCGCCGGCGTAATCGTTCCACACCTCGAAAGTGTCGGCCGTCACGGTCTGGCCGGTGCGGCCGGTTCGGCTGACGGTGGTAGGACTGATCGCGAGGAAAGGTGTGTGTGTGACGAAGTCCAGGTCACACCGCGCAACGTCACCCGTCTTGACCAGGGCACCCTTGCGGATGGTGACCGACGTTCCCGGCTTGGTCGCGGTGACGGTGTAGGGCGTTCCCGCGGCCACCGCCGGCAGCAGCGTGGCCACGTAGTAACCGTTGCCGTCGGTGTGGACGGTTGAGGAGGATCCGACGGTGACCGAAGCGTTGTCGAACGGAAGACCGGTGTCGCCGTTCATCACCCGCCCCCAGAGCGTCCCCTCCGTGGCGGTGGCGGAATTGCGCCAGGTCATCGTGGGCGTGGTGGCGGCGTCGGCGTAGATCCCTCCCGCCGTGTGGGTGTACCAGGACCAGTCGTTTTTCCACCCGGCGTTGCAGGCCGCCTCGGTGGCCTTGGTCGCGTAGTAGGAGTAGTTCACCGCACCATTCGCACCGGCGTCATAGGCGTACTGCATCTGGCTGACGCTGTTGTCGAAGGTGTTCATGTAAGTTGCCTGCCCGATCGCGGCGTGGCGATTGTACCGCCACCAACTGGTTGCAGCGTTCACCCAGCTGCGATACATGGTGGGCTCCGTCCCACAGTGCTCCTCCTTGTAGTTCATCGGGAGGACCATATCCAGCCAGCCGCTGCGCATCCACAATTCCCAGTTCTGGAACTTGGTGTAGGCGGCGGTGGCCGAGAAACTGGAGGGACTGCCCGGCGCCGAACCGGTGGCAAACACCGAGGCCGAGAAGCGCACCGGCTGACGAGGATTCGTGCTGATGCTCGGGATCTCCGCCCGGCAGCGGCGGATCAGCTCGTCGATCTCCCGCCGGCGGAAGTCGTTCCACTGGGCATCGGTCGTTGAGGGCGTGCCGCTGAAGGGCGTGATCCGCTGGAACCGCTTCAGGCCGGAGTTCTCGTAGGTGGTGCTGGCAGGATAACCGGCGTCACTGACCGTGTAGCGGACGTAATCGAAGCTGATGCCGTCAATGGGGTATCTGGCGGTCAACTCGCGGACGATGCTGATCAGATACTCCTGAACATCCGGGGAGCCGGGATCAAGCATGTAGAACGCACCGGATCCACCGTCGCTGGTCGTGGTCGGCCCGGCCCCAATGCTGGCTCGGGGTACGGCCATCCACTCGGGATGGGCCGCGAGAATCGAGTTCCCGGCCGGTGGCCAGGACGTGCAGGCTCGGAAGGGGAGCAGCCAGCAGTGAACCTCGATCGCCTTGCTGTGAGCCCGGGTGCACAGGTAAGCCAGCGGATCGATGCCGCCGGAGATGTCGGTCGCCTTCGGGACAATGCTCGAGTTCCAGTAGGCGCCGTGGGCGGATCCGCGATCGTGATACGGGAGCACCTGCACGACCACGGCGTTGTAGTGGCCAGCGACGAGACGGTTGACGAGATTGTCGATCTGGGTCGTGCTCTTCGCCCCCTCGTGGAAAGCATCCGCCCACACGGCGCGGAACTGCTCGACCCCAAGAACCGCCGAGGACCAGAGACCGATAACCGAGAACACTGCGGTCGCCACGGCAGACCGCTTGAATCCCACGCTCCGAACCGGCATAACACCCTTTCCGTTCGGCACTTGGCTCCAATTCCAGGCTGGCCCACCAGGGCATCGGCCAAACCGGTGGGCCGCTTGACCATCCGTAAGAACGTAACCGCTGTCGACTCCGCTAATTACATATTACCTTTCATTGTCCCTGCGGGCAAGCGTTTCGATCGACTCCTGCTGCAGCTCGAGCCGTCGGCAGCCCCTTGGCCGACACACGGCATTCCGACCACGCGTACGAGGAACACGGCCTGGACAGGGCTTTTGCCGCCAAGAAACAACCACCAAATGGCACGATAGACCGTCGGGCGACCGGACGATCCCGGAAGTAAGCCTCAAGCGACCGCGGCGCCCACCCGAGATACCGACAGGGGTTGACCCCAACGGGCCATTCGGTACATGATGAGGGTTTGTAGCGCCGCTTCCGGCCGGACCGGGCGGCCGGCGCGGACCCGAGAAACACCCGGCACAGCCAGCACGAGCGGACCGGTTCGCAAGAAGAGACACGCATGAGCGAGATGCCCAAGGATCAGCAGGAACAAGTGGAGAACACCACCCCGGTTGCTGAACCGGCCGCAGGGTGTGAGGCGTCGACCCGCGACGGCCGAGCGAATGAGTCCGCAGCAGCCCCCTTGACCTGCACGGCATCCGGTGCGGAGGTTGCGGCCGAACCGGACCATCATCCATGTCACGATCATGCGGAGACCGTGGAGGAAGGGGCCGCGGCGCAGGAGCCCCAGCCCGTGGTTCCGTTGACCGTCGAGGCCGCCCCCGCCAACGCCGCTGATCTGCGTCAGGGGTCAATCATCAGAGCCAAGGTAACCCAGGTCACCACGATTGATGTGACCTTCGATGTCGCCGGCATCCAGACCACGATCCCGTTCATCGAGTTCGCCGGCCACCCCACTCCCAAGGAAGGCGACGAGGTCTCCGTCGTCGTCGAGGAGTATGACCCGGCCACGCACAAGCTGACGATCAGCAAGCGTCACGCCGACGAGATGCTCTTCTGGCACTCCGTTCAGCCGGGGGATCTGCTCGAAGGCGTGGTGACGGGCATGAATAAGGGCGGGCTGGACATCGACATCGGCGGAGCCCGGGCGTTTCTACCCTCCTCTCATGTCGATATCACCCGCATCAAGGACATCTCCACCCTGATTGGCGAGCATGTCCGCTGCATTGTGACGCAGGTGGACCGGACAACCAGGGATCTGAT
This DNA window, taken from Phycisphaerae bacterium, encodes the following:
- a CDS encoding family 10 glycosylhydrolase translates to MPVRSVGFKRSAVATAVFSVIGLWSSAVLGVEQFRAVWADAFHEGAKSTTQIDNLVNRLVAGHYNAVVVQVLPYHDRGSAHGAYWNSSIVPKATDISGGIDPLAYLCTRAHSKAIEVHCWLLPFRACTSWPPAGNSILAAHPEWMAVPRASIGAGPTTTSDGGSGAFYMLDPGSPDVQEYLISIVRELTARYPIDGISFDYVRYTVSDAGYPASTTYENSGLKRFQRITPFSGTPSTTDAQWNDFRRREIDELIRRCRAEIPSISTNPRQPVRFSASVFATGSAPGSPSSFSATAAYTKFQNWELWMRSGWLDMVLPMNYKEEHCGTEPTMYRSWVNAATSWWRYNRHAAIGQATYMNTFDNSVSQMQYAYDAGANGAVNYSYYATKATEAACNAGWKNDWSWYTHTAGGIYADAATTPTMTWRNSATATEGTLWGRVMNGDTGLPFDNASVTVGSSSTVHTDGNGYYVATLLPAVAAGTPYTVTATKPGTSVTIRKGALVKTGDVARCDLDFVTHTPFLAISPTTVSRTGRTGQTVTADTFEVWNDYAGEMPFTVVETQSWLDVSAASGTSLGPTDRKPITISYIEGVEPGHYSGQIVVQAVGSSNGQQTVTVNLDLFLPADYDQDDDVDMADFGVFQLCLSGSGVGPTDGCVAADLDEDNDVDNTDLRKFLNCLSGEGMPGVANCAD